A genome region from Panthera leo isolate Ple1 chromosome A2, P.leo_Ple1_pat1.1, whole genome shotgun sequence includes the following:
- the LOC122213584 gene encoding olfactory receptor 2A25, giving the protein MGRNKTSVTEFILLGFPLNSRIQMLLFGLFSLFYAFTLLGNGLILRLIWLDSRLHTPMYFFLSHLAIVDIAYACNTVPQMLVNLVNSDKPISFAGCMTQTFLFLSFAHTECLLLVVMSYDRYVAICHPLRYSVIMSWRVCITLALTSWILGVLLALVHLVLLIPLPFCGPQKVNHFFCEIIAVLKLACADTHINETMVLAGAVSVLVGPFSSIVISYIYILCAILKIQSGEGRQKAFSTCSSHLCVVGLFYGTAIIMYVGPRNGNPKEQKKYLLLFHSLFNPMLNPLIYSLRNKEVKAALKRMLEKERTS; this is encoded by the coding sequence atggggagaaataaGACCTCTGTCACAGAGTTCATCCTACTGGGATTTCCTCTCAACTCAAGGATTCAGATGCTTCTCTTTGGGCTCTTCTCCCTGTTCTATGCCTTCACCCTGCTGGGGAACGGGCTCATCCTGAGACTCATCTGGCTGGACTCCAGActgcacacccccatgtacttcttcctctcccacctggcCATCGTCGACATAGCCTATGCCTGCAACACGGTGCCCCAGATGCTGGTAAACCTCGTGAATTCAGACAAGCCCATCTCCTTTGCTGGCTGCATGACACAAACCTTTCTGTTCTTGAGTTTTGCTCATACTGAATGTCTTCTCCTGGTGGTGATGTCCTATGATCGGTATGTGGCCATCTGCCACCCGCTCCGATACTCTGTCATCATGAGCTGGAGAGTCTGCATCACCCTGGCATTGACTTCCTGGATTTTAGGAGTTCTCCTAGCCCTAGTACATCTAGTGTTACTCATACCATTGCCCTTCTGTGGACCCCAGAAAGTTAACCACTTTTTTTGTGAAATTATAGCTGTCCTCAAACTTGCCTGTGCAGATACCCACATTAATGAGACTATGGTTTTGGCTGGGGCAGTATCTGTGTTGGTAGGACCATTCTCCTCCATTGTGAtatcttacatttatattttatgtgccATCCTAAAGATTcaatcaggggaggggcgccagaaagccttctccacctgttCATCCCACCTCTGTGTGGTTGGACTCTTTTATGGCACAGCCATTATAATGTATGTTGGGCCCCGTAATGGGAACCCCAAGGAGCAGAAGAAATATCTCCTCCTGTTCCACAGCCTTTTCAATCCCATGCTCAATCCTCTGATCTATAGTCTGAGGAACAAAGAAGTCAAAGCTGCTCTGAAGAGGATGCTTGAAAAAGAGCGAACTTCATGA